The following proteins are co-located in the Shouchella hunanensis genome:
- the flgD gene encoding flagellar hook assembly protein FlgD — protein sequence MTQIDPSLMLSSQKQQAKSQSNPLGQEAFLKLLITQLQHQDPTNPMEDREYIAQLATFSQLEQLTQLNATMQYMYLDQKSQQLMSLSELIGKHVTWKNEDKEGSGEVTAVKYDKNGELIVEINRDEWIKAGHLLQITQATQTEKER from the coding sequence ATGACGCAAATTGATCCAAGTCTAATGCTTTCCTCACAAAAGCAACAAGCGAAGTCACAATCGAATCCTTTAGGTCAAGAAGCTTTTTTAAAACTATTAATCACTCAACTACAGCATCAAGACCCAACAAATCCTATGGAAGATCGAGAATATATTGCGCAATTGGCAACCTTTTCTCAGCTAGAGCAGTTAACTCAGCTAAATGCAACGATGCAATATATGTATTTAGATCAGAAAAGTCAGCAGCTTATGAGTTTAAGTGAATTAATCGGTAAACATGTGACCTGGAAAAATGAAGATAAGGAAGGCAGTGGAGAGGTAACCGCTGTAAAGTATGATAAAAACGGAGAACTAATCGTCGAAATTAATCGTGATGAATGGATTAAAGCAGGTCATTTATTACAAATTACACAGGCTACACAAACAGAAAAGGAGCGATAA
- a CDS encoding flagellar hook-length control protein FliK → MTHQANTVMEGRSTIVGSTLTKRGSPKSMETTLFSTTMDLFKEQVSWQMERNHKEEQLDGELIVAHDNQSQTPLQGNHEVASMLYLTELMPHLEQDVPIKEDKLVDESHIVNKQTFYSAEVSETSNQIGETKQVKASDLSEIPMPQSTQKLHTSLRIDDGQYKDTETRPVMIQSVEGTRTSYDGQRSESVLLNKADASMPFIESEATPFDGAVPRLNGRVVNEERPQVSADMIVQEEELPLKQENIKQQEIEPQDIEQASLKKGTTDVVKMRTLDEKLLHSNDGQVEEASADDLDLLNMEKHGLTEEHAQKELSQSGTTRQQHTHTVTISSEPTKQDDRMHAGERYVVDKQPVGKVVAEPVKPQESNDSLLTRQLLRIIRAAKTTYTAERHQQVLVKLHPESLGRVTIQFMQQGQGFVVKIIAERQTAKEALDRSLNQLRQLSSLQDTKVEVVKMEDDWSEQEKQQGRQEENDQMRKQRLLEAAQKKKTTDFQDWMSTILSRGVNEYDAN, encoded by the coding sequence TCAACTACAATGGATTTATTCAAGGAACAAGTTTCTTGGCAAATGGAAAGGAATCATAAGGAAGAGCAACTAGACGGTGAGCTGATAGTCGCACACGACAATCAATCGCAAACGCCATTACAGGGGAATCATGAAGTGGCAAGTATGCTTTATCTTACAGAATTAATGCCCCATTTAGAGCAAGACGTACCTATAAAAGAAGATAAGCTTGTAGATGAATCGCACATAGTAAATAAGCAAACTTTTTATTCAGCAGAAGTGAGCGAAACGTCCAATCAAATAGGGGAAACAAAGCAAGTCAAAGCATCCGATTTATCTGAAATTCCAATGCCACAGTCGACTCAAAAGCTTCATACTTCTTTGAGAATAGACGATGGGCAGTATAAAGACACGGAGACGCGGCCGGTCATGATTCAATCGGTAGAAGGAACAAGGACTTCTTATGACGGACAACGTAGTGAATCAGTGTTGCTAAATAAAGCGGATGCATCCATGCCGTTTATTGAAAGTGAAGCAACACCATTTGATGGAGCCGTCCCTCGATTGAATGGACGAGTAGTGAATGAGGAAAGGCCTCAAGTTTCTGCTGACATGATCGTACAGGAAGAAGAGTTGCCTTTAAAGCAAGAAAATATAAAGCAACAAGAGATAGAGCCGCAAGACATAGAGCAAGCTTCGTTAAAAAAAGGAACGACAGATGTTGTGAAAATGAGAACGTTAGACGAGAAGCTCTTGCATTCAAATGATGGTCAAGTGGAAGAGGCAAGTGCAGATGATCTCGACCTCCTCAATATGGAGAAGCATGGCTTAACAGAAGAGCATGCGCAAAAAGAGTTATCGCAATCGGGAACGACTCGTCAGCAACATACACATACGGTGACAATCTCTTCAGAACCGACCAAACAAGATGATCGTATGCACGCGGGGGAACGATACGTAGTTGACAAGCAGCCGGTAGGCAAGGTGGTAGCGGAGCCTGTAAAACCACAAGAGTCAAATGACTCGCTATTAACCCGCCAACTTCTGAGAATTATTCGTGCAGCTAAAACAACCTATACAGCTGAGCGACACCAGCAGGTGCTCGTTAAGCTTCACCCTGAGTCTCTTGGAAGAGTAACCATTCAATTTATGCAGCAAGGCCAAGGATTCGTAGTGAAAATTATCGCTGAGCGCCAGACGGCGAAAGAAGCATTAGATCGCTCTCTTAATCAACTTCGTCAGCTTAGTTCCTTACAGGATACAAAAGTCGAAGTGGTGAAGATGGAAGATGATTGGTCTGAGCAAGAAAAGCAGCAAGGGCGTCAAGAGGAAAATGACCAGATGAGAAAACAACGATTGCTAGAGGCGGCTCAAAAGAAAAAAACAACTGATTTTCAAGACTGGATGTCCACTATATTAAGTAGGGGAGTGAATGAGTATGACGCAAATTGA